AGCTCATCAGATGaatgttttttagaaaaaatgacGTAATTGTGAAATGTATTTCTATTGCAGGATGATCATGTCCAGAATTACGTGTTAAGAACAACGTGCTGAAACCGATAATAGATGTCTTCATTGCCAATGGAAACCGGTACAAATCTGCTGAACTCTGGCAGTCTTAGATCTGCTTGAGCACATACGCAAGGTTCTTTTATCCATCATTCCTCCCTTTTGCTTATCTAATGCGGATAATACTGTATTTAGTGACCTTGTTTTATTGTGTGTAGGGAAATGCAACTCTGTTGCTCAAGTACATAGTTGATACGTTCTGGGACCAGCTGGCCCATTCCAGTGCTTGGCATCTATCCAAGCTTTTAAGATTAAATATGAACAGGTATTTCCTTCTGGATCTTTTGACTTTTGTTACGTTTGAAATTCTGTGTGCATCTTTGTTTAACATATGCGTCTTCAGTGCTTAGAAAGCGCCGTACCGCAAAACACTGCTGCTGCGGTTGATCTGAGAAGAAGAGTTGACGACCGTGCATTGGATAAAAGAGGAGGAAGATTATTTCAATGAAGAGAGGTTTTGTCTCTGgattgatcattttatttttaattgttctGCTTTAACTTTTCTCACACATTAAACACTGACAGCGATGAAGAAGATTCCGCCCGCACTGCTTCTAATACACAAAAGGGAAAAACCTGCTTCTAACACGCAAAGAAAGAGCAACGAAGCCTCCTCACATATCAAATGGAGTGCTGCAAGCCCATCTTCGTCGAGGTAATAGTAgtctaaaatgaaaatttataaatatgtagttACTTTGTCTAATGCTTCCGAGTATAAACGGTATAGCCGAGGTCTGGAGGCTTGGTTGACTATGAGgacgatgaagatgatgaagactATAAACCTCCTCCCAGGAAACAGCCCGAAGTCTCTGAGGAGGAGGAAGGCGAGCTCCTGGGTCTGAAACGCAAATCCCTTTCGCAGAAAGAGAACAAGAGCCTTCCCAAGAAACCTCGACTGGACTGGGTAAAAACCGAAAAGAGAAAAAACGTGTTTGCTGTGCTGTGCCCGACGTTGAGAGCCATGCAGTGCTTGCAAAGAAAAGTCAAGGCACCGCTGGATCTGCATCCCGGTCTATTGTTACCAGGAAACCTGGGGAATCGAGAAGTAGTGAAGAGAATAATAGCAGCAGTTCGGATGATGAGAAGAATCATAAGGATGATGGAGTTTCTAGTTCAGAACAGGGAACATCAGACAATGGAAAGAAGCTAAATGGGGAAGAATCAGTGGTAGTTGCTCCAAAATCATCACCTGAAATGGCTGTAAATGGATCCTGAGGTTATAACACTCTGGACTTGTTAGTTGGCTGTGGACGGAAGGCACTCATGGGTGGCTTATAAAAGAACCCTTCAATGTTAAAGACTGAGGAGGAGACCATGAGAAACTGCAATCAACAACCAATAGAAGAAGAAATGTATAGAGAGCGCCAGTTTGAGAGGGTAACAGGTTTCTTCTTCCATTGTGTTTGCAGCcggttttatttatatattcatcttttggaaaagaaaaaaaaacttagaagtCTCTGGTCTTGTCAAAATTGCATATTGTAAGAAACATCATATGGTCTATCAGCAACTaactctgttttttcttctaaattcaAGTTCCTAGTGGTTTCGTGGATATTCCACTCTCTTCGCTGTATTTTGACAAAGTGACGAGTGTTATGTTGTTTTGGTATATGCAGCCAAAAGTGTTGCTTTTAGATTTTGTTTGTATATTTACAAATGAAAATGAGTTACTCTACATAATCAAAGCAAATGGAAGGTAAGATTAGTAGCCACAACCAAAATCATGAGAAAACAAAGCAGATTATAAGAGCTGTACCGTATGGCAATAAtgtaatagtataaataaatgtTCTAATTACTAGTATTCAAAAGTGGCTGTAGTTTAGTGGTAAGAATTCCACGTTGTGGCCGTGGAGACCTGGGCTCGAATCCCAGCAGCCacactttcttttgttttactgTTTATTAATTTCATCATCATATGGGCCGAATTTTAAAAGGTATGAGGTCAACAAATAAAAGCCCAATAAGGTAAAAAATGTCCGTGCAGATTTAGctaatataaatcttttttcttttttctgttcAAAGCTAATATTAATCTTTTAACGTCTTCATCTCATATGAAAGTTTGATGATCAGTTTATACACCACTtaaaaaacgaaacaaaaaatCAAGATTACTATTAAACTgaaagtcatatatatataaagcacAGCAATCCAAACTTCATGTTTCATTGAACAATGTGTCCATAATAGTacattttgacccaaaaaaaggAACAGTTAAGCAATTAGCAATGAATCAAaggctgttgttgttgttgcatctTCTCTTGAATAGCCTTGTAACAAGTGAGACTACACAGTGGTAGCTTCGTCTTTGAATCCCTGTACTTGTATGCTTCCTCGCATTTTGGCCCCACACACTTCTCACGCGGAGGAGGATAACTACAGAAAACATCCAATACAGTTATATAACACAGTATACAAAACCTCACACGTTCCATGgtttctaataataaatatacttaGAAGAAGTTTTGCTTAAACCTGTGAGTAATCGGCTTGAAGATATCAGGAAGACCTATGTCCTCAGAAAACGTCAGAGTTGTTCCACTCGGACCGATAACCACTCTGATAGTGTCTGATGGGAGTGTGCTTGATCTTGTAGCTCTCTCCTGTGAATAATAAATGATttgagagaaacaaaaaaagaaaagaaaaagaggcaTCTGCTGTTTTTAGGTTACCTGAGCTCGCTCTTCCTGTTGTTTCTtaatcttctcttctttcttctttctcccTGAGTCTTGTCCCAGTATTTTCCTGATAGCTTCAGCCTAATGAATAAGACAAAGAAGATGGTTCAGACCGTCATCAGGATTGTGTTGGCACTAGAAACGAACTGGTAAAAAAATGTATTGAAATTTAACCTCAGCTTCTTGGGCAGCTTTCTCTGACTGTATTCGCCGTCTCTGCGCAGCTTCAGCCTTCTTGGATTGTTGCTCTACCTCTGAAAGCTTCTGCTTTTGTCCTGCAATAATAGTTCAAGGTTCACAGAATCAGCAGCACTCACAGCTTGTCAGGTGCTAAAAAGGGGAACAAATGTGCAAACTCACGTTTAGAGGAGGGACAAGGTAAGCCATCAGGAAACTCAAGAGGACCCGACCCGAGGGTAGAAAACGGATCTTTTCCAGCCTGGAGAGCTCGAGTACGTGTAGTAGGAACCTTTCCACTAGTTGATCCTTCCGCAAACGAATCAACTGTTCCCATCCTCAGATTATCCCTTTCAGCTACAGCATGATGATGGTCCCTTGCCCTTTTAGACTTGAGCTTTTCAAGGTATCTAATCTCCTcatctccatcatcatcatcatcatcatcatccctgTCTTCCTCTGGATCTAATAAACGTTTCTTAAGACCTTGTTTTCTCTTCTCAGACATAGATGCTCCTCTCACAACAACAGCATCAGAGGGATTCACTCTAGGTCGGTCTATCTCTCCTAGACACATAGTTTTCTGCACACATCTCTGCCCTTTATCCTGCACATTATTCTCAAACATTAAGGATGAAACAAGTTCACATAATAAACAGTGCGTTACTATtaacagagtttttttttttttttttaccgtgGCTTTGGTATAAGTACTCGCCTCTGACTTGGTTTGGATAGTACGAGTAACACCACTTCCAAGCTTAAGCTTCAGTTTCAATGTGTTCAAAGTTGGGTTACTTTCATTGCTAGGAGAAACGTTTGTCTGTGTTGACGGTGGCGGACAGGTGACACTATGAAAGCTTTCTTTAACATCTCGTGGTCGACGAATCAGAGGGCTTCTCTTTCTCCTATCCATGAATCCAGCTAAAGTAGAAGGAGAACCTCCTTCAGAGGCCGCTGGTTCCATTATCTTCAAATTTCAAGACAGCCTTCAAAAGAATAAACTGAAAGCCAGAGTTAGTTAGTTGATAATACACGAAGTAACTGAACAATAGCAATGTTGCCAAGGTATTATACTCAAAAAGCAATTTTCAGACAAAACTAAACTTcaagttctgttttttttggcccgagatatttttaaagaatgatTTGAAACTGAACCTACATGCTTTTTAGGAATCAGACACCAAAACCAATGGAACTGTGAAACTAGAGAAGTACATATAGCCActtagaagaaagaaaccagAGACTAAACCAAACCTAACACATCCTCAGTTAATGTTTTATTCCGACAAGAAATCCTAAAAAAAACGAGAATCTCACATCAACACCAACTCTTcgagtgaaaaaaaaaagagagagagagagagaggaagagagctTACGCGCGGCGAGACAGAAAGAGAGGGAAAAACCCTAGATGGAGTTGAGTTGAGGAGGAGAGGGAGAAGGGTCTCGAAAGAGATGAAGTGTTGTGTGGATT
The genomic region above belongs to Raphanus sativus cultivar WK10039 unplaced genomic scaffold, ASM80110v3 Scaffold1424, whole genome shotgun sequence and contains:
- the LOC108807032 gene encoding uncharacterized protein LOC108807032, with translation MEPAASEGGSPSTLAGFMDRRKRSPLIRRPRDVKESFHSVTCPPPSTQTNVSPSNESNPTLNTLKLKLKLGSGVTRTIQTKSEASTYTKATDKGQRCVQKTMCLGEIDRPRVNPSDAVVVRGASMSEKRKQGLKKRLLDPEEDRDDDDDDDDGDEEIRYLEKLKSKRARDHHHAVAERDNLRMGTVDSFAEGSTSGKVPTTRTRALQAGKDPFSTLGSGPLEFPDGLPCPSSKRQKQKLSEVEQQSKKAEAAQRRRIQSEKAAQEAEAEAIRKILGQDSGRKKKEEKIKKQQEERAQERATRSSTLPSDTIRVVIGPSGTTLTFSEDIGLPDIFKPITHSYPPPREKCVGPKCEEAYKYRDSKTKLPLCSLTCYKAIQEKMQQQQQPLIHC